The following are encoded together in the Mammaliicoccus vitulinus genome:
- a CDS encoding ThuA domain-containing protein: MNITVWNEFRHEVESEAIKAVYPDGIHNVIAGFLSKDHKVKTATLDEAEHGLTDEVLAHTDVLIWWGHKAHDEVKDEIVAKVKQRVLDGMGLIVLHSGHFSKIFKSLMGTTCDLKWREADDRERLWVVDPTHPITEGLDSYIELEKEEMYGEHFDIPAPDETVFISWFEGGEVFRSGATFKRGNGKIFYFRPGHESYPTYYNEQIQQVIKNAVEWARNRNTPKHQYGNAQPLEEISEK; this comes from the coding sequence ATGAACATAACAGTATGGAACGAATTTAGACATGAAGTAGAAAGTGAAGCAATTAAAGCTGTCTACCCTGATGGTATTCACAATGTTATAGCAGGTTTTTTAAGTAAGGATCATAAAGTTAAAACTGCAACATTAGATGAAGCTGAACACGGCTTAACGGATGAAGTATTAGCGCATACAGATGTCTTAATTTGGTGGGGACATAAAGCACATGATGAAGTAAAAGATGAAATTGTAGCTAAAGTTAAGCAACGTGTACTAGATGGTATGGGACTTATTGTGTTGCATTCAGGTCATTTTTCAAAAATATTCAAAAGTTTAATGGGTACAACGTGTGATTTGAAATGGCGTGAAGCTGACGACAGAGAAAGACTTTGGGTGGTTGATCCAACACATCCTATTACAGAAGGTCTAGATTCATACATTGAGTTAGAAAAAGAAGAAATGTATGGTGAACATTTTGATATTCCTGCACCTGATGAAACAGTATTTATAAGTTGGTTTGAAGGAGGAGAAGTCTTTAGAAGTGGTGCGACATTTAAACGGGGCAATGGTAAGATTTTCTACTTTAGACCAGGACATGAAAGTTATCCTACTTATTATAATGAGCAAATCCAGCAAGTTATTAAAAATGCTGTTGAGTGGGCACGCAATCGAAACACACCGAAACATCAATATGGCAACGCTCAACCACTAGAAGAAATTAGTGAAAAATAA
- a CDS encoding Gfo/Idh/MocA family protein: MNKLKLGVIGVGGIAQNRHIPAFQKLNHLVEIVGVQDINEALSQKVASQFHISNVFTEYEEMFSEVDAVVICTPNKFHAEISIAALNAGVHVFCEKPMAMKREECDAMIEASKKSGKLLAIGYHYRFTDAAITAHRAIEEGVVGDPLVTRVQALRRRKVPGWGVFTNKELQGGGSLIDYGCHLLDLAMWLQNNAQPVEVLGKTYNRLSKTPNQINDWGAFNHETFEVDDHVSTFITFDDGSTMQFECSWSANIKEDKIHLSMSGVEGGLNVYPFEIYQPRFGTFFNEQAYAEHNEDEAAQRQALNFVNSCLGLEDLIVKPEEAQRVSSLIDAIYQSSEEGRSVRIKY, translated from the coding sequence ATGAATAAACTCAAACTAGGTGTCATTGGTGTTGGTGGAATCGCACAAAATAGGCATATACCAGCTTTTCAAAAATTAAATCACTTAGTAGAAATAGTAGGTGTGCAAGATATTAATGAGGCGTTATCTCAGAAAGTAGCATCTCAATTTCATATTTCGAATGTTTTTACTGAATATGAAGAAATGTTTAGTGAAGTGGATGCGGTTGTTATATGCACACCGAATAAATTTCATGCTGAAATCAGCATTGCAGCTTTAAATGCGGGTGTGCATGTGTTTTGTGAAAAACCAATGGCGATGAAACGAGAAGAATGTGATGCCATGATAGAAGCGTCGAAAAAATCTGGTAAGTTATTAGCAATTGGATATCATTATCGTTTTACAGATGCGGCTATTACTGCTCATCGTGCAATTGAAGAAGGTGTTGTTGGAGATCCACTTGTAACAAGGGTACAAGCGTTGCGCAGACGTAAAGTACCAGGTTGGGGTGTCTTTACAAACAAAGAACTTCAAGGTGGAGGAAGCCTTATAGATTATGGATGTCATTTATTAGACCTTGCTATGTGGCTACAAAATAATGCACAACCAGTAGAAGTGTTAGGCAAGACTTACAACCGTTTAAGTAAAACACCAAACCAAATAAATGACTGGGGTGCTTTTAACCATGAAACATTTGAAGTAGATGACCATGTTTCTACTTTTATAACTTTTGATGATGGTTCAACGATGCAGTTTGAATGTTCGTGGTCGGCAAATATTAAAGAAGATAAAATTCATTTAAGCATGTCCGGAGTTGAAGGTGGTCTCAATGTGTATCCATTTGAAATATATCAACCTCGATTTGGAACGTTCTTTAATGAACAAGCATATGCTGAACATAATGAAGACGAGGCAGCACAAAGACAAGCTTTAAATTTCGTTAATAGTTGTTTAGGTTTAGAAGATTTAATTGTGAAGCCGGAAGAAGCTCAGCGTGTAAGTTCATTAATAGATGCGATTTATCAAAGTAGTGAAGAAGGCAGAAGTGTAAGAATAAAATATTAA
- a CDS encoding sugar phosphate isomerase/epimerase family protein — protein MKIGVFTVLFQDKTFEEMLDHVANSGLKMVEIGTGGNPGNHFCNLDELLENEDKRSAFMDAITQRGLEISAFSCHDNPVSPNKEYAKQAHETFIKTVKLASILGVPVVNTFSGIPGSDEDSKHPNWPVTPWPTAYSEILEWQWEEKLIPYWKEAAQFAKDHNVKIGIELHAGFSVHTPYTLLKLREATNDAIGANLDPSHLWWQGIDPIAAIKILGKADAIHHFHAKDTYIDQENVNMYGLTDMQPYSSVQSRAWTFRTVGYGHSPQVWGDIISALRINGYDYVVSIEHEDPIMSVEEGFQKAAHNLQTVNINESLDNIWWA, from the coding sequence ATGAAAATTGGTGTATTTACAGTGCTTTTTCAAGATAAAACATTTGAAGAAATGTTAGATCATGTAGCGAATTCTGGTTTAAAAATGGTCGAAATAGGAACAGGTGGTAACCCAGGAAATCATTTTTGTAATTTAGATGAATTATTAGAAAATGAAGACAAAAGATCAGCATTTATGGATGCCATCACACAAAGAGGTTTGGAAATTAGTGCGTTTAGTTGCCATGACAATCCGGTATCACCTAATAAAGAGTATGCTAAACAAGCACATGAAACATTTATTAAAACGGTCAAATTAGCTTCAATACTAGGTGTACCAGTAGTAAACACTTTTTCAGGGATACCAGGATCAGATGAAGATTCAAAGCATCCTAACTGGCCTGTAACACCTTGGCCAACAGCATATTCTGAAATTCTAGAATGGCAATGGGAAGAAAAATTAATCCCATATTGGAAAGAAGCGGCTCAGTTTGCTAAAGATCACAATGTTAAAATAGGTATTGAATTACATGCAGGATTCTCAGTGCACACACCATATACGTTGCTGAAACTAAGAGAAGCAACAAATGATGCAATAGGTGCAAACTTAGACCCGAGTCATCTTTGGTGGCAAGGCATAGATCCAATAGCAGCAATTAAAATATTAGGCAAAGCCGATGCAATTCATCACTTCCATGCGAAAGATACCTATATCGATCAAGAAAATGTCAATATGTATGGATTAACAGATATGCAACCGTATAGTTCAGTCCAATCAAGAGCATGGACGTTTAGAACAGTCGGTTATGGACATAGCCCGCAAGTATGGGGAGATATAATAAGCGCATTAAGAATTAATGGATATGACTATGTCGTAAGTATAGAACACGAAGATCCAATCATGTCGGTCGAAGAAGGGTTCCAAAAAGCAGCCCACAACCTTCAGACAGTTAACATAAATGAATCACTAGATAATATTTGGTGGGCATAA
- a CDS encoding nuclease-related domain-containing protein, translating to MEPITYFQAIDNRIEEHETTKEIYTQLKGEEGERIVKSILDQGLKLNYEYNLRLDIKNKVQIDFLVVDDEKIINLEIKHYHGDYYIVDNQMKNSYGNIFPTPFQQMRRAEYELQTSY from the coding sequence ATGGAACCTATTACTTACTTTCAAGCGATTGATAATCGTATAGAAGAGCATGAAACAACTAAAGAAATTTATACTCAGTTAAAAGGAGAAGAAGGAGAAAGAATCGTTAAATCAATCTTAGATCAAGGACTTAAATTAAATTATGAATACAATCTCAGACTAGATATTAAAAATAAAGTTCAAATTGATTTTCTAGTTGTAGATGATGAAAAAATAATCAATCTAGAAATTAAACACTATCATGGCGACTACTATATTGTTGATAATCAAATGAAGAATAGCTACGGAAATATATTCCCAACACCTTTTCAGCAGATGAGGAGAGCAGAATATGAACTCCAAACTTCATATTAA
- the scdA gene encoding iron-sulfur cluster repair di-iron protein ScdA: MITKERHVADVVTDIPKSADIFRKYGIDFCCGGDVSIEHATSNNKNVDLETLLSQLNSITQTDHTGNIDIKYLSAPSLMQYIQSRYHETLREEFKNLTPYVTKLAKVHGPNHSYLLELKDLYTKLKQTLLQHIEDEDQHSFPKLIKASSGNYTDNLSETIMSLIDDHEEAGQLLKEIRSITNNYQPPLEACGTWRLVYQRLEKLEHDTHEHVHLENHVLFKKYQHLL; encoded by the coding sequence ATGATTACTAAAGAACGTCATGTTGCAGATGTCGTAACAGATATCCCAAAATCTGCTGATATTTTCCGGAAATATGGTATTGATTTTTGTTGTGGAGGTGATGTATCAATAGAACACGCAACTTCTAATAACAAAAATGTTGATTTAGAAACGCTTTTAAGCCAATTAAATAGCATTACCCAAACTGATCATACTGGAAATATCGATATAAAATATTTAAGCGCACCATCGTTAATGCAATATATACAATCTCGCTATCACGAAACTTTAAGAGAAGAGTTCAAGAATCTTACACCCTATGTTACTAAGCTAGCTAAAGTACACGGTCCTAATCATTCATATTTACTAGAACTAAAAGATTTATATACTAAACTGAAACAAACACTTTTACAACATATTGAAGACGAAGATCAACATTCTTTTCCAAAACTAATTAAAGCGTCCTCAGGAAACTACACAGATAACCTTTCTGAAACCATCATGTCACTTATTGATGACCACGAAGAAGCTGGACAATTATTGAAGGAAATTCGTTCTATCACTAATAACTATCAACCTCCATTAGAAGCATGCGGCACATGGAGACTCGTATATCAACGATTAGAGAAATTAGAACACGATACACACGAACATGTACATTTAGAAAATCACGTACTGTTCAAAAAATACCAACACCTGTTATAG
- a CDS encoding membrane protein yields the protein MKRIILIACAFIGVIVGAGFASGQEVLQYFTSFGIMGIFGAIITTALFAYVGMMLVWLGSKMKTDSHKEVIHKITGRSVIGVIVGWIIDLVIIFTLFGVGVVMLAGAGSNLSQQFGIAPIIGTLIMTVLILFAGMLKVEGVVKVIGNITPFLIVFIVIISVYSFFTVDTSFAELNKLSVAHSSPLPNWFIAGINYASFNTAVGASMAIVMGGAEKDSKIASIGGLIGGIALGLMIILSHLAIFTKIDTVGDLDMPMLGIVNEISPVLGVLMAIVIFGMIFNTGLGMFYAFASRFTFVGSTPFKIFYTVSVIVGLGLSFVGFTDLVAIFYPLIGYLGLVLILALLYAPFKMKFGKKEL from the coding sequence ATGAAGAGAATTATTTTGATAGCATGTGCTTTTATAGGTGTAATAGTAGGTGCTGGATTTGCATCTGGTCAAGAAGTGCTACAATATTTCACAAGCTTCGGCATTATGGGAATATTTGGAGCTATCATAACAACAGCATTGTTTGCTTATGTAGGTATGATGCTTGTTTGGCTCGGAAGTAAAATGAAGACAGATTCACATAAAGAAGTCATACATAAAATAACTGGAAGATCCGTTATTGGCGTTATTGTAGGATGGATTATTGATTTAGTTATTATCTTCACACTATTTGGTGTAGGTGTCGTAATGTTGGCAGGTGCAGGTTCAAATTTAAGCCAACAATTTGGTATCGCACCTATTATCGGTACTTTAATTATGACTGTCCTTATTCTTTTTGCAGGTATGTTAAAAGTTGAAGGAGTAGTTAAAGTAATAGGGAACATAACACCGTTTCTTATTGTCTTTATCGTCATCATTTCAGTGTATAGTTTCTTCACTGTAGATACATCGTTTGCTGAATTAAATAAATTATCAGTGGCACATTCATCACCATTGCCAAACTGGTTTATAGCAGGTATTAACTATGCGTCATTTAATACTGCGGTAGGTGCATCAATGGCGATTGTCATGGGTGGTGCTGAAAAAGATTCTAAAATCGCTAGTATTGGTGGTTTAATCGGTGGTATTGCTTTAGGTTTAATGATTATATTAAGTCATTTAGCTATTTTCACTAAAATCGATACAGTAGGAGATCTCGATATGCCGATGTTAGGTATTGTCAATGAAATATCTCCTGTCTTAGGTGTCCTCATGGCGATTGTTATATTCGGCATGATATTTAATACAGGACTAGGCATGTTTTATGCGTTTGCTTCTAGATTTACATTTGTCGGTTCAACACCTTTCAAAATATTCTATACGGTATCTGTAATCGTTGGATTAGGCTTAAGCTTTGTAGGATTTACAGATTTAGTTGCCATTTTCTATCCGCTAATTGGCTATTTAGGGTTAGTACTCATATTAGCGCTCTTATATGCACCATTTAAAATGAAGTTTGGAAAAAAAGAACTTTAA